The proteins below are encoded in one region of Vespa velutina chromosome 11, iVesVel2.1, whole genome shotgun sequence:
- the LOC124953163 gene encoding uncharacterized protein LOC124953163 — protein MRLLALVLTSLFDLLRFAHGQDFIVTRHSDGDIFTLEGSCTDTCTVLSSGTARSLSSNPSTLTLPPFNTSCSCQCNNSLPIFREDLQICVNDIHECSVAGFLSNSGLIERVPYVFLPQRGQIIYPHAEIRFEGVTTPVCGITGARQLGKSGWSELRNLSDAEPPFRLFRDEGKTFLQWIGESGLRDATEGRVVIAKLICRDASPQQNNTDVFAPCVAFRVAGSPSRNNIREIIFTSTSQVSQGLSATEYAAIGLSSVILAVIYVTSVSLYLHSRRGKRKSIEEAEITLPSPREGIGGSGVGGGLIKNNPLLIAPRHLENDTNSVLTENELVDDLVQSDEEQNCEHNQFTSAIVHPRYVYLDHSETVFGSGSMLGERLPEEDVRIIETIDSSHQQEVPVLPGTQRRKLYFNPAYFDRQLLLSPPPAAIEFLLKIREVISIAKHKMAAKKFVPTLIGIPEEESDVEHSNLANKQKQQEEQRQRQRSISSSSQNMSTKSKKSLRCTGCPGCAESYKNLTIYPRNDQPSQGESKVRAWLEDVKPNRSHWLEKIEQEQKNFHGDRKTFVRNFEYVKELAKCDFLEFHKETRKCSFSWHDNSSFLRISRNIHQPITKSEILENDDRYSVSKRSTKSMFENSSYIQERNSNKETHYIAEDIVNEKVRKAIENSFIKQMEENAAIEKKEAEIENDNKVSKNDTHQNDNDANERVKKSNGELPDMINELPGTKTTAKRIMDAVIREMVDAKVLEHYSKSVKMSDYEVDSLERFKYNRKSSTSSESIDQSSPTLSTALPLDEELTIQNAVINGKTGETVLSKLKKDVLEKNYYNALPELIMQRSEAYSLVSEVYVNDGYVSPAGSDDSGPDIRYEPENPGHLTIKVQDSPDNYVKQDESEYEPDTLDRKPMKLKINGDISTDKETINEIFMDSLERPAQILLKSKGSFRCDDDQEQCDYDPLQRRGYGSLREIYEAKLRSNLKESNFLGSSNSLNGETSDSLSWKKEKYLTPEKRQAKRQRSANFNQPDVVPLPPTESIYQSPKAPIPVEEAIKHQQPIIPSSSLPSKNGLWGRNNVEAVDPTASNGSPVQNNGYEVGYNNDQYYCHRNLQKPSTSLFDLEYPDNNNKCSRFQEHLSSSSGNLEEYQNDLERDDGSLNQIISEKSSQGSMKIEDNGYLSSTDSNSSRKRLLKSEVSSVSETDETESICDGASESGAESIGTDSVFFGNLQRISDATNSDVLLKTRDLHDRSFDHRIYQRTNFNPNDNKRENFITVLLPNSS, from the exons ATGCGTCTTCTAGCGCTCGTTTTAACGAGCCTCTTCGACCTTCTACGTTTCGCTCATGGCCAGGATTTTATAGTTACCAGACATTCCGATGGAGACATCTTCACGCTTGAAG GTTCATGTACAGATACTTGTACAGTGCTCAGCAGCGGAACCGCCAGATCTTTATCCAGCAATCCTTCGACGTTAACTCTACCACCATTCAACACTTCCTGTTCCTGTCAGTGCAACAACAGTCTACCAATTTTCCGAGAAGATCTTCAAATTTGTGTCAACGATATCCACG aaTGCAGTGTTGCTGGATTTCTAAGCAATTCGGGTCTAATCGAGCGAGTGCCATACGTTTTTCTACCGCAACGTGGTCAAATTATTTATCCACATGCCGAAATTCGTTTCGAAG GCGTAACTACTCCTGTTTGTGGAATAACTGGAGCTCGACAGTTAGGAAAATCAGGATGGTCGGAATTGAGAAATCTGTCAGATGCAGAACCCCCATTTAGATTGTTTCGCGACGAAGGGAAAACTTTTCTTCAG TGGATTGGCGAAAGTGGATTGAGAGATGCTACAGAAGGTCGAGTAGTAATTGCTAAACTTATCTGCAGAGATGCATCACCACAACAAAACAATACTGATGTCTTTGCACCTTGTGTTGCATTTAGAGTTGCTGGATCACCGTCGAGAAACA acattcgagaaataatatttacatcgaCGTCTCAAGTTTCGCAAGGACTTTCGGCAACTGAATACGCTGCTATTGGTCTTTCCTCTGTCATTTTAGCTGTCATATACGTAACTAGTGTATCATTGTATCTTCATagtagaagaggaaaaagaaaatcaattgaaGAAGCAGAAATTACTTTACCTAGTCCAAGGGAAGGTATTGGCGGtagtggtgttggtggtggttTGATAAAAAACAATCCATTATTAATCGCACCAAGACATTTGGAAAATGATACCAACAGCGTATTAACTGAAAACGAATTGGTAGATGATTTGGTTCAGAGCGATGAAGAACAAAATTGTGAACAT AATCAGTTCACTTCTGCAATCGTTCATCCACGCTATGTATATCTGGACCATTCTGAAACTGTATTTGGATCTGGTTCAATGCTTGGAGAGAGATTACCTGAAGAGGATGTCAGAATCATTGAAACAATAGATAGTTCTCATCAACAAGAAGTACCGGTACTTCCAGGTActcaacgaagaaaattatatttcaatccTGCATACTTTGACAGGCAATTGTTACTT tctcCACCTCCAGCAGCCATCGaatttcttcttaaaattCGTGAAGTTATTTCTATCGCGAAACATAAGATGGCTGCCAAAAAATTTGTTCCTACTCTCATTg gtattcCAGAGGAAGAAAGTGACGTAGAGCATAGTAATTTAGCTAATAAACAGAAACAACAAGAAGAACAAAGACAACGGCAAAGATCAATTTCGAGCTCGTCTCAGAATATGTCGACGAAATCGAAAAAATCATTAAGATGTACAGGCTGTCCAGGTTGCGCAgaatcatataaaaatctaaCGATATATCCAAGAAATGATCAACCTAGCCAAGGTGAAAGTAAAGTTCGAGCTTGGCTCGAAGATGTTAAGCCAAATCGTTCCCATTGGCTCGAAAAGATCGAACaagaacaaaagaatttcCATGGCGATAGGAAAACTTTCGTAAGAAATTTCGAATACGTGAAGGAATTAGCAAAATGTGATTTTCTTGAATTTCacaaagaaacaagaaaatgtTCGTTCTCTTGGCACGACAATTCATCCTTTCTAAGAATTTCGAGAAATATTCATCAGCCAATTACCAAAAGTGAAATTTTAGAAAACGATGATCGTTATAGTGTCTCCAAAAGATCAACAAAATCCATGTTCGAAAATTCGAGTTACATTCAAGAACGTAATAGCAATAAAGAGACTCATTATATCGCTGAAGATATTGTTAacgagaaagtaagaaaagcgatagaaaattcttttatcaaacaaatggaagaaaatgctgcgattgaaaagaaagaagccgAAATagagaatgataataaagtatcGAAAAATGATACTCATCAAAATGATAACGATGCCAatgaaagagtaaagaaatcGAATGGCGAACTACCAGATATGATAAACGAATTGCCTGGTACAAAGACCACAGCCAAGCGAATAATGGACGCTGTGATTCGTGAGATGGTAGACGCTAAAGTATTGGAACATTATTCGAAATCTGTAAAAATGAGTGATTACGAAGTTGATAGTTTGGAACGTTTCAAATACAATAGAAAATCATCAACGTCATCAGAATCGATAGATCAATCAAGTCCAACTTTATCAACGGCATTACCTTTGGATGAGGAATTGACGATACAAAATGCTGTAATTAATGGTAAAACCGGTGAAACTGTATTATCAAAATTGAAGAAGGACGTTTTGgagaagaattattataatgcttTGCCAGAATTAATAATGCAAAGATCTGAAGCTTATTCTCTCGTCAGTGAAGTTTATGTTAACGACGGATACGTAAGTCCAGCTGGTAGCGATGATTCTGGTCCTGACATAAGATACGAACCAGAAAATCCTGGACATTTGACGATCAAGGTACAAGATTCTCCAGATAATTATGTTAAACAGGATGAATCTGAATACGAGCCGGATACTTTGGATAGGAaaccaatgaaattaaaaataaatggtgATATAAGTACCGATAAGGAaacgataaatgaaatatttatggaTTCATTGGAAAGGCCGGcacagatattattaaaaagtaaaggTAGTTTTCGTTGCGACGATGATCAAGAACAATGTGATTACGATCCTTTACAAAGACGAGGCTACGGTAGTCTTCGTGAAATATATGAAGCTAAATTAAGATCGAATTTAAAGGAATCAAATTTCTTAGGTAGTAGTAACTCTTTAAACGGTGAAACCAGTGATAGCTTATcatggaaaaaagagaaatatttaactCCGGAAAAGAGACAAGCTAAGAGACAAAGATCAGCAAATTTTAATCAACCGGACGTTGTACCATTACCACCGACAGAAAGTATATATCAATCTCCAAAAGCACCTATACCTGTTGAAGAAGCAATAAAACACCAACAACCGATCATTCCTTCGTCTTCATTGCCATCAAAAAACGGCTTATGGGGCAGGAATAATGTCGAAGCGGTTGACCCTACGGCCAGCAACGGCTCTCCTGTCCAAAACAATGGCTATGAAGTAGggtataataacgatcaatATTATTGTCATAGGAATCTTCAAAAACCATCAACTTCATTGTTCGATCTGGAATATcctgataataacaataaatgttCAAGGTTTCAAGAACATTTATCATCTTCTTCTGGTAACTTAGAAGAATATCAAAATGATTTGGAACGTGATGATGGATCGTtgaatcaaataatttcaGAAAAATCATCACAAGGATCTATGAAAATTGAGGATAATGGATATCTCAGTAGTACCGATAGTAATAGTTCTCGAAAACGATTATTGAAATCAGAAGTTAGCAGTGTCTCTGAAACGGATGAAACAGAATCTATTTGCGATGGAGCTAGCGAAAGTGGAGCTGAGAGTATCGGTACTGACAGTGTTTTCTTCGGTAATTTACAAAGAATTTCTGATGCTACGAATTCAGATGTTCTGTTAAAAACAAGAGACTTGCATGATCGATCCTTCGATCATAGAATTTATCAAAGAACGAATTTTAATcccaacgataataaaagagaaaattttattaccgttttgCTACCTAATTCTAgttaa